The following coding sequences are from one Dyadobacter chenhuakuii window:
- a CDS encoding TlpA family protein disulfide reductase, whose amino-acid sequence MQIIKIVLLASIIIGGHLYSFALDVRVTVKANNMANQPVLLSRPNLLTFDVDTIAVKKFGPEGLASFAVPVDKHLFVNLTIGQQMCTMLLSEGDALHVTFDKEVAPSFGFAGRGAGASTYLAESDVIRKQLETVDGKHISGLDENAFVSAVGKMNAAYETLNADFFSKYPIAKNIRYLLEQRNMLSIINAKMNFAAINQFADPPREIAPSIKNSYKNVPLSDQILDAGLYDYGLALAFYSQASIYDFIQKGKTPEQVREMSGQTAMVADDLIVSNGYPAHVSMLLRIRNLMDVLSTGKNDVTDSLIVRLKKEQTYNPYEPQVLKKYAMWDKLAPGKPAPSITGVTPNGQTLSLADLKGKVVYVDVWATWCGPCIAEFPASKALQKLLADNENVVFLYVSIDNKQQGWKRYLEANKDIKGLHINISDDAEIHRFLESYQSASIPKYILVDKEGKLADVNAPRPSSPQAYEAITRVFKAR is encoded by the coding sequence ATGCAAATAATTAAGATTGTATTACTAGCATCTATCATTATCGGCGGGCATTTGTATTCATTTGCTTTGGATGTCAGGGTTACGGTTAAGGCGAATAATATGGCCAATCAACCTGTTCTTTTGTCACGGCCAAACCTGCTTACGTTTGACGTCGATACAATCGCGGTTAAGAAATTTGGTCCTGAAGGACTGGCCTCGTTTGCAGTTCCGGTGGATAAGCATCTTTTCGTGAATCTGACAATTGGTCAACAAATGTGTACGATGCTGCTGAGCGAAGGAGACGCGCTGCATGTCACATTTGATAAAGAAGTTGCTCCCTCGTTTGGATTTGCAGGGCGAGGTGCTGGCGCTTCGACTTACCTTGCTGAATCAGACGTAATACGAAAGCAATTAGAAACAGTTGACGGTAAGCATATCTCCGGACTGGATGAAAATGCGTTCGTCTCGGCAGTTGGAAAAATGAATGCGGCTTACGAAACGCTCAACGCCGACTTTTTTAGTAAATACCCGATCGCCAAAAATATAAGATATCTGCTTGAACAGCGGAATATGCTAAGCATAATAAATGCTAAGATGAATTTTGCTGCAATAAACCAATTCGCGGATCCCCCAAGAGAAATAGCTCCATCCATTAAAAACAGTTACAAGAATGTGCCCTTAAGCGACCAAATACTGGACGCAGGTTTGTATGATTATGGACTGGCCCTAGCTTTCTACTCACAGGCGAGTATCTACGATTTTATTCAAAAAGGCAAAACGCCCGAGCAAGTCAGGGAAATGAGCGGCCAGACTGCTATGGTTGCTGATGATTTAATTGTTAGCAATGGTTATCCTGCACATGTGAGCATGTTGCTGCGTATACGCAATTTGATGGACGTACTATCTACTGGAAAAAACGATGTAACCGATTCGTTGATTGTTCGGTTAAAAAAAGAGCAAACTTACAATCCCTATGAACCCCAAGTGTTAAAGAAGTACGCAATGTGGGACAAACTGGCACCCGGTAAACCAGCACCCTCAATAACTGGGGTTACACCAAACGGTCAGACACTTTCATTAGCTGACCTAAAAGGTAAAGTTGTTTATGTTGATGTTTGGGCAACCTGGTGTGGACCTTGCATAGCTGAGTTTCCGGCATCCAAAGCATTGCAGAAGCTACTTGCTGACAATGAAAATGTGGTGTTCCTATATGTTTCGATAGACAATAAGCAACAGGGATGGAAACGGTATCTTGAAGCTAATAAGGATATAAAGGGGTTGCACATTAATATATCAGACGATGCGGAGATCCATCGTTTCCTAGAAAGTTATCAATCTGCATCTATTCCCAAGTACATCTTGGTTGACAAGGAGGGTAAGCTAGCAGATGTTAATGCCCCACGGCCATCTTCACCCCAAGCTTATGAGGCGATTACCAGAGTTTTTAAGGCAAGGTGA
- a CDS encoding TlpA disulfide reductase family protein — translation MTGEIKGIGDTPIQFRYIQTGINKIDTVVAKGDRFRYVAQKPDDGMFDIFIKNPAWRGVWFEAGNLTVSGNIDKPEQLKIKGTKENDLLTAYNQTKWAYRQKAIGQSAEVVEKLNEEQKLKTWAFMKLNTPSVTSMYLLNGLTKDPSLTIEDLDTAFHEFPPQIRESYFGKKAEERIEIIKNQPVRGKRAPDFKLVSSKGDSVQLSQHLGKYVLLDFWGHWCGPCIRSMPELRAFREKYKGEVTMIGIGAEWGEDKETWLKTIEKHQANWIHLTDFQFDRGEVMKAYNISEFPTYFLIDQKGVVVARENNFRAIEKIVTETKVFR, via the coding sequence TTGACCGGCGAGATCAAAGGCATTGGCGATACCCCGATTCAATTCAGATACATTCAGACTGGCATTAATAAAATAGATACGGTTGTCGCCAAAGGCGATCGCTTCCGGTACGTTGCTCAAAAGCCTGACGACGGCATGTTCGATATTTTCATTAAAAACCCGGCCTGGAGAGGCGTTTGGTTTGAAGCCGGAAACCTTACCGTTTCGGGCAACATCGACAAACCAGAGCAACTGAAAATCAAAGGCACTAAGGAAAACGACCTGCTTACAGCCTACAATCAAACTAAATGGGCTTACCGTCAAAAGGCGATAGGGCAATCTGCCGAAGTGGTAGAAAAATTGAACGAAGAACAAAAGCTGAAAACCTGGGCGTTTATGAAACTGAACACGCCTTCCGTAACGTCCATGTACTTATTGAACGGGCTAACCAAAGACCCAAGTCTTACAATTGAAGATCTGGACACAGCCTTCCATGAATTTCCCCCGCAGATACGCGAAAGTTACTTTGGTAAAAAAGCCGAGGAACGCATTGAAATTATCAAAAATCAGCCTGTAAGAGGCAAGAGAGCTCCGGATTTCAAACTGGTTTCCTCCAAAGGCGATTCAGTACAATTATCTCAGCATTTAGGGAAATATGTGCTGCTTGATTTTTGGGGGCATTGGTGCGGACCGTGTATCCGGTCGATGCCTGAACTTCGGGCATTTCGTGAAAAGTATAAAGGTGAAGTCACCATGATCGGCATTGGTGCCGAATGGGGTGAGGACAAAGAAACCTGGCTTAAAACCATAGAAAAACACCAAGCCAACTGGATTCATCTCACTGACTTTCAGTTTGATCGGGGTGAGGTAATGAAAGCTTACAATATCTCCGAATTCCCCACGTATTTCCTTATCGACCAGAAAGGTGTTGTAGTAGCCAGGGAAAACAATTTCCGCGCAATAGAAAAAATCGTAACAGAAACGAAAGTCTTCCGATAA
- a CDS encoding aspartate/glutamate racemase family protein, with translation MASFLLRFPTMTESYHIVGEQFAQRKVLAPGRQEFRRILQDLIILGAQGIILGCTEMGLLVSQADSSVPLFDMMELHALAAAEQSVCN, from the coding sequence ATGGCCAGTTTTTTATTGAGATTCCCTACAATGACTGAAAGCTACCATATTGTGGGTGAACAGTTCGCTCAGAGAAAGGTCTTGGCCCCGGGCCGGCAGGAATTTAGGCGGATTCTGCAAGATTTAATTATTCTCGGAGCGCAAGGTATCATATTAGGTTGTACCGAAATGGGGCTTTTGGTGTCACAGGCAGATAGCTCCGTTCCACTGTTTGATATGATGGAGCTCCATGCCTTGGCTGCGGCAGAACAATCTGTCTGTAATTAG
- a CDS encoding DUF3800 domain-containing protein, giving the protein MHHHTAFLSEWGNNALDFSKKGPSGILPTTHFIVTALIIGKADVEKVLAVLGAISKRHFNGGQIDSEKTGNNHLKRKEVLEDLEELPFQVFSVIVDKRQLIGEGLRYKGSFFKFLHGLADRELFRIFPDLEMVAGRTGDETFMKGFITYVQQNHIANLFNESSFGFVASDDSPIVQLAHFIAGTLARCYDETVITDQRGEFIEILKRKVLTIRFWPDAFAHNLINQPQPGPSFDPLLSKLSVNLANDFLHRKSADKAPQAIDQVSSLSYLLFHFRHISPTRYITSFELMEHIRARRGKNVSLHYFQTKVIAPLRDAGVLIASSSRGYKLPASQQDLYDFVGHSNTIIEPMLSRVKRFRDQIHMATDGKIDVLAADEYKVIRKVID; this is encoded by the coding sequence ATGCATCATCACACAGCCTTTTTAAGTGAGTGGGGCAACAACGCACTTGACTTTTCCAAAAAGGGCCCATCCGGGATCTTGCCAACAACCCATTTTATTGTGACTGCCCTGATCATCGGCAAGGCAGACGTCGAAAAGGTTTTGGCCGTGCTCGGGGCGATAAGTAAGCGTCACTTTAATGGTGGACAAATTGACTCAGAAAAGACCGGCAATAACCATCTTAAAAGGAAAGAAGTGCTGGAAGACCTGGAAGAGTTGCCATTCCAGGTGTTTTCAGTTATCGTCGATAAACGCCAGTTGATAGGGGAGGGGCTACGCTACAAAGGCTCCTTTTTCAAGTTCCTGCATGGACTGGCTGACCGGGAGTTGTTCCGGATTTTTCCGGATTTGGAAATGGTCGCTGGCCGCACCGGTGATGAGACCTTTATGAAAGGTTTTATTACTTATGTCCAGCAGAACCATATTGCTAACCTTTTCAATGAATCCTCCTTTGGCTTTGTGGCCTCTGACGACAGTCCGATTGTCCAGCTCGCCCATTTTATTGCAGGGACGCTCGCGCGCTGCTATGATGAAACGGTAATCACTGATCAAAGAGGGGAGTTCATAGAAATCCTTAAACGGAAGGTCTTAACCATCAGGTTTTGGCCGGACGCCTTTGCGCATAATTTGATTAATCAGCCGCAGCCAGGACCCAGCTTCGATCCGCTCTTGTCCAAGCTTAGTGTGAACCTGGCCAATGATTTCCTTCATCGTAAATCAGCTGACAAGGCCCCGCAGGCCATTGACCAGGTCAGCAGTTTGAGCTACCTGCTTTTTCATTTCCGGCATATTAGCCCAACCCGTTACATCACCAGCTTTGAGCTCATGGAGCATATCAGGGCCAGAAGGGGAAAAAATGTTTCGCTTCATTATTTTCAAACAAAGGTGATTGCCCCGCTCCGGGATGCAGGTGTGTTGATTGCCAGCAGCTCACGTGGCTATAAGCTGCCGGCAAGCCAGCAAGACTTATATGATTTCGTAGGTCACAGTAACACGATCATTGAGCCGATGCTTTCGCGTGTGAAACGGTTTCGTGACCAGATCCATATGGCTACTGATGGAAAGATCGATGTGCTGGCTGCCGATGAGTACAAAGTAATCCGTAAAGTGATTGATTAA
- a CDS encoding toxin-antitoxin system YwqK family antitoxin, whose translation MQLDDLKKYNFIALVRINSEQVIKPSDPNTIGFQSLLSIKVIEQFKGQVTAQIIENQVNTSCDIGVDIGEEWLVFATVPNGTPAMFPCDRNVQFKAKDGLRDWHFQGGFRQLDELRILYGHKTRFKPDGIYVEHYSNGKKELEENYVNGLRNGKRTVYYPNGGIYGKENYLDDSLQGEASWYYPSGQLYVRKYFERGQPRNVTKVYYDSTIDQSYKNLLIRDFYKSEDSLRFVYGRFQLKHENVFDSFGREVVFREFDRLGIIRHESIYNPEPGVVTRIYYHKNGTAKGISYTRDGKDYGHYQEYDENGAPSKSWDYDQDGQQIKSSIWMKK comes from the coding sequence ATGCAGTTAGATGACCTGAAAAAGTACAATTTTATTGCCTTGGTACGTATTAATAGCGAGCAGGTTATCAAACCTTCCGATCCTAATACGATTGGGTTTCAAAGTCTTCTAAGCATCAAGGTTATCGAACAATTCAAGGGCCAAGTAACTGCCCAAATTATTGAAAATCAAGTCAATACTTCTTGTGATATAGGCGTCGACATTGGAGAAGAGTGGCTGGTTTTTGCAACGGTGCCCAATGGAACTCCTGCAATGTTCCCCTGTGACCGGAACGTCCAATTTAAAGCCAAGGATGGGCTACGGGATTGGCACTTTCAGGGAGGTTTCCGGCAGCTGGACGAACTTCGGATATTGTACGGACATAAAACCAGATTCAAACCAGACGGAATTTATGTTGAACATTATTCTAATGGGAAGAAAGAGTTAGAAGAAAATTATGTAAACGGCCTTAGAAATGGGAAAAGAACAGTTTACTATCCTAATGGCGGCATTTATGGGAAAGAGAATTATCTAGATGATTCTTTGCAAGGCGAAGCATCTTGGTATTATCCTTCCGGGCAGCTCTACGTCCGAAAGTATTTTGAGCGTGGACAGCCCAGAAATGTGACAAAGGTTTACTATGATTCAACGATTGACCAATCCTATAAAAACTTATTAATTAGGGATTTTTATAAATCCGAGGACTCATTGCGATTTGTGTATGGACGCTTTCAACTCAAACATGAAAATGTATTTGATTCTTTTGGGCGAGAAGTTGTCTTTCGAGAGTTTGACCGGCTTGGAATTATCAGACACGAATCAATTTATAATCCTGAACCCGGTGTAGTGACCCGGATTTATTATCATAAGAATGGGACCGCAAAGGGAATCAGCTATACAAGGGACGGTAAGGATTATGGCCACTATCAGGAGTATGACGAGAACGGTGCGCCGAGCAAATCATGGGACTACGATCAAGACGGGCAGCAAATCAAGTCAAGTATCTGGATGAAAAAGTGA
- a CDS encoding PDDEXK nuclease domain-containing protein, with amino-acid sequence MSRERAIVLQSEDDLLLEISKLIEQGQEKVVLQANSAITMLFWQIGHRINLNILETKRADYGKRIVVTLSLHLAEKYGRNFEEKNLRRMLQFAEQFKDEAIVVTVSRQLSWSHILVLLPLKNDPAKLFYAKIVADQGLGVRDLRKLIASKAFERIEISNLQNTSNHPAIHDNFKDPYFLDFLGLRNTYLEKDLEQAILRDLESFILELGKGFAFVERQKRMIIDGEDFHLDLLFYHRNLKRLVAIELKLGKFEAKHKGQMELYLKWLDKYERKEGELAPVGLILCAESSREQVELLEMHKDGIVVAEYWTELPPKKELERKIHNLLMEARERIDKHKPFDQFQIGKGNL; translated from the coding sequence ATGAGTAGAGAGCGTGCGATTGTGTTACAATCAGAGGATGACTTACTCCTTGAAATATCAAAGCTTATTGAACAGGGTCAGGAGAAGGTGGTCCTTCAAGCAAATAGTGCAATCACAATGCTTTTTTGGCAAATCGGTCATCGCATTAACCTTAATATCTTGGAAACCAAGCGGGCTGATTATGGGAAAAGGATTGTAGTGACCCTGTCACTACATCTGGCGGAAAAGTATGGCCGGAATTTCGAGGAGAAAAATCTTCGTCGAATGTTGCAGTTTGCCGAGCAATTCAAGGATGAAGCAATTGTCGTGACAGTGTCACGACAATTGAGTTGGTCGCATATTCTAGTACTGTTACCGCTTAAAAATGACCCGGCTAAGCTTTTCTATGCCAAAATAGTCGCTGATCAAGGACTTGGAGTAAGAGATCTCAGAAAACTAATAGCCAGTAAGGCATTTGAAAGGATAGAAATATCCAACCTGCAAAACACTAGCAATCATCCGGCAATCCATGATAATTTTAAAGATCCATACTTTCTGGATTTTTTGGGATTACGAAATACATATCTTGAAAAGGACCTAGAACAGGCTATCTTGCGCGATTTGGAGTCTTTTATATTAGAATTAGGAAAAGGATTTGCATTTGTTGAGCGTCAGAAGCGAATGATAATAGATGGGGAAGATTTTCACTTGGACTTATTGTTTTACCATCGGAATTTAAAACGCCTCGTGGCTATCGAATTAAAGCTAGGAAAATTCGAAGCGAAGCATAAAGGGCAGATGGAATTGTACTTGAAATGGCTTGATAAGTATGAACGAAAAGAAGGCGAGCTTGCCCCAGTGGGTTTAATTTTATGTGCCGAGAGCAGCAGGGAACAGGTTGAATTGCTTGAAATGCACAAGGATGGAATCGTAGTAGCCGAATACTGGACAGAGCTACCTCCCAAAAAAGAGCTCGAAAGAAAAATCCATAACCTACTAATGGAAGCAAGGGAACGAATCGACAAGCACAAACCTTTCGATCAGTTTCAGATAGGTAAGGGCAATTTGTAA
- a CDS encoding recombinase family protein, with product MALASVSEYLNLQHFVSCCCLRNQISFICQLNEFCETNMKFGYIRVSKDEQNYELQVDALKREGCEKIFTEKISGASKHRPEYDKMLEQLRPGDEVNVWDIDRLGRTTLELIVLIDTWNQKGILFKSVSQPLIDTTTPHGEFIFQLFAILSQHERKRLIRRTNAGLEAARARGRVGGRKKGLSPRYQKIAPMVLKAYKDGSTIRDIMQAFSIPSSATVYKILKGKIDLGAESELGKLQ from the coding sequence ATGGCTCTTGCCTCGGTTTCCGAATATTTAAATCTCCAACATTTTGTTTCATGTTGTTGTTTGCGAAATCAAATTTCATTTATTTGCCAACTTAATGAGTTTTGTGAAACAAATATGAAATTTGGGTATATCCGTGTCTCAAAGGATGAGCAAAATTATGAGTTGCAAGTTGATGCCTTGAAACGAGAGGGCTGTGAGAAGATCTTTACGGAGAAAATTTCTGGGGCGAGCAAACATCGACCAGAGTATGATAAGATGCTTGAACAGTTACGGCCAGGCGATGAAGTGAATGTCTGGGACATTGACCGGCTTGGAAGGACAACGTTGGAGCTCATTGTTCTTATCGATACATGGAATCAAAAAGGTATTCTATTCAAAAGTGTGAGTCAACCGCTGATTGATACAACTACCCCTCATGGAGAATTCATTTTTCAATTGTTTGCTATTCTTTCCCAACATGAGCGGAAAAGATTGATTCGCCGGACAAATGCGGGACTTGAAGCCGCCAGGGCCCGGGGCCGGGTGGGAGGGAGGAAAAAGGGCCTAAGCCCCCGTTACCAAAAAATTGCACCAATGGTTTTGAAAGCGTATAAGGATGGAAGTACAATCAGAGATATTATGCAAGCGTTCTCGATTCCATCATCGGCAACTGTTTATAAGATCTTGAAGGGTAAGATTGACCTTGGAGCTGAATCGGAGCTTGGGAAACTACAATAG
- a CDS encoding RidA family protein, whose amino-acid sequence MQKNTTDPWEWGKYTNSVQAVEIKEPTGTLYCSGQVAIDANGQPVAADMNTQLELTIKNLEHLISEAGYEPGGIVRLNVYTTSTQEFFTSCVQTYQAWIAKHGIKQATTMLEVKGLFGGLTVELEATVVK is encoded by the coding sequence ATGCAAAAGAACACAACGGATCCTTGGGAATGGGGTAAGTACACAAATTCCGTACAAGCAGTCGAAATTAAAGAGCCAACGGGAACGCTTTATTGCTCCGGGCAAGTTGCCATTGATGCTAATGGCCAGCCTGTTGCCGCTGACATGAATACACAGTTGGAACTGACAATCAAGAATCTGGAGCACCTCATTAGTGAGGCTGGTTATGAGCCAGGTGGCATTGTCAGACTGAACGTGTACACAACGTCGACACAAGAGTTTTTCACCAGCTGTGTGCAGACTTATCAAGCCTGGATTGCAAAGCACGGCATCAAGCAAGCCACAACCATGCTCGAAGTAAAAGGTTTGTTTGGCGGGCTTACCGTTGAACTTGAGGCAACAGTGGTAAAGTAA
- a CDS encoding YdeI/OmpD-associated family protein encodes MTNETAIKFSPSSRQEWREWLQENHSLTQSVWLVYHKKSAQVPNISWSEAVDEAICFGWIDSLSRPLDKERYIQFFSKRKPGSGWSKINKNKAEKLIEAGLMQQAGYDAIEAARKNGSWSLLDEVEELVVPDDLQKAFADKSVANSFFQKLSRSDKRNLLQWLVLAKKTETRQKRIKEIVEFADQNLKPRILKWTKKTGL; translated from the coding sequence ATGACCAACGAAACGGCAATCAAATTCAGCCCTTCAAGCCGGCAAGAATGGCGGGAATGGTTACAGGAAAACCATTCACTTACACAATCTGTCTGGCTAGTCTACCATAAGAAAAGCGCACAGGTGCCCAACATATCTTGGAGTGAAGCTGTCGATGAGGCCATTTGTTTCGGTTGGATAGACAGTCTTTCCAGACCATTAGATAAGGAACGGTATATCCAGTTTTTCAGCAAAAGAAAGCCCGGTAGCGGTTGGTCAAAAATAAATAAGAATAAAGCCGAAAAACTCATTGAAGCTGGTTTGATGCAGCAGGCAGGTTATGATGCCATTGAGGCTGCCAGAAAAAATGGATCCTGGTCTCTTTTGGATGAAGTTGAAGAACTTGTAGTTCCTGATGACCTTCAAAAAGCCTTCGCCGATAAATCCGTTGCGAACAGCTTCTTCCAAAAATTGAGCAGATCGGACAAACGGAATTTGTTACAATGGCTGGTTTTAGCAAAAAAGACGGAAACCCGTCAAAAGCGGATCAAAGAAATTGTTGAATTTGCGGATCAAAATTTAAAGCCAAGGATACTTAAATGGACAAAAAAAACTGGGCTGTGA
- a CDS encoding helix-turn-helix transcriptional regulator yields MDKKNWAVNDSDLTRLSRLIALLTLLQTKRTVTAAELANRFLVSTRTIYRDIRTLESAGIPIVTQEGKGYSLLEGYRLPPVMFTREEAIALLTAEKLASRLTDVVTAQLNAAAMDKLRAALRLSDRDHLEVVAPYIQVMEPGSASDRPNAYQQLVTAITAHHVVCIGYLAAETGEPTIRYIEPIGLYLSQHWHVIAFCRLRMAFRNFRLDRITSVVVSDELFSARTETLQQYWNNEAERRNKEKVVIRFNPSMVLPAQVQHLHDTKHQYGWEYEDILRDGSLELLFFVGSLPYLATWLLPFAGAVKIVEPESLGVHLSMLARQAYDAFVHKEFETGPIKRV; encoded by the coding sequence ATGGACAAAAAAAACTGGGCTGTGAATGATTCTGACCTTACCCGCCTTTCCCGGCTTATCGCCTTACTTACACTACTTCAAACGAAGCGGACAGTTACAGCTGCCGAGTTGGCAAATCGTTTCTTGGTAAGCACCCGCACGATTTACCGTGACATAAGAACCCTTGAAAGTGCAGGTATCCCTATTGTTACACAGGAAGGGAAGGGTTATTCGCTGCTGGAAGGGTACCGACTTCCTCCGGTTATGTTCACCCGAGAAGAAGCAATAGCGCTACTTACTGCTGAAAAGCTCGCCAGCAGACTCACTGATGTGGTCACAGCTCAGTTAAATGCCGCCGCAATGGACAAACTTCGTGCAGCACTCAGGCTTTCCGACCGTGACCACCTGGAAGTAGTTGCCCCTTATATACAGGTGATGGAACCTGGAAGTGCATCCGATCGTCCTAACGCGTATCAGCAATTGGTTACTGCCATTACAGCGCACCACGTTGTTTGCATTGGTTATCTCGCCGCAGAAACAGGCGAACCTACTATTCGTTACATTGAGCCGATCGGTCTGTATCTTAGTCAGCATTGGCACGTAATTGCTTTTTGTCGCCTGCGAATGGCATTTCGAAATTTTCGTCTGGACCGTATTACAAGCGTAGTTGTTTCTGACGAGTTGTTCAGTGCACGTACAGAAACACTACAACAATATTGGAATAACGAAGCTGAAAGAAGAAATAAAGAGAAAGTTGTGATCAGATTCAACCCCTCAATGGTATTACCTGCACAAGTACAGCACCTTCATGACACCAAGCACCAATATGGATGGGAATATGAAGATATCTTGCGCGATGGAAGCCTGGAACTGCTGTTTTTTGTAGGTTCACTCCCTTACCTAGCAACTTGGCTCTTGCCTTTTGCTGGTGCTGTTAAGATTGTCGAGCCGGAGTCATTGGGCGTGCACTTATCGATGCTTGCGCGACAGGCCTACGATGCCTTTGTTCATAAGGAGTTTGAAACAGGCCCGATAAAGCGAGTTTGA
- a CDS encoding IS3 family transposase (programmed frameshift) → MKKSKFTEAQIAFALRQSESGTRVEEICRQLGVSQATFFNWKKKYGGMGVAELRKLRQLEEENAQLKKLVADLSLDKQMLQDVIKKKFVKPPYKMEMANWLVSNYRVSIQRACRCVKLVRAMYYYKRHRRDDTLLAMRMKEIANTRVRYGFRRIFVLLKREGFSDNHKRVYRVYKTCGLNLRTKRPRRSRSAEHRLERLDTQGINKVWSMDFVQDALFNGERFRVLTVVDNCSKICHGLLPGKSLKGADVAAELTRICLVEGCYPERVQCDNGSEFISKEMDLWAYSNGVTLDFSRPGKPTDNPYVESFNGKFRDECLSVNWFLSSDDAREKIEDFRWEYNHFRPHSALNDLTPKEFVTLHQETPETLI, encoded by the exons ATGAAAAAGTCGAAATTCACTGAGGCGCAGATCGCTTTTGCGCTTAGACAGTCAGAGAGCGGGACACGGGTGGAGGAGATCTGCCGTCAATTGGGAGTGTCCCAGGCAACCTTCTTCAATTGGAAGAAAAAATATGGCGGAATGGGTGTTGCTGAGCTGCGAAAACTGCGCCAGTTGGAGGAGGAAAATGCGCAATTAAAAAAGCTCGTGGCAGACCTAAGTCTGGACAAGCAAATGCTGCAGGATGTTATTAAAAAAAAGT TTGTGAAGCCTCCTTACAAGATGGAAATGGCTAATTGGTTGGTATCCAACTATCGGGTCTCGATCCAAAGAGCTTGCCGCTGTGTGAAGTTAGTACGGGCCATGTACTATTATAAGCGACACCGCCGCGACGACACATTGCTGGCGATGCGGATGAAAGAAATCGCAAATACGAGAGTCAGATATGGGTTTCGCCGAATTTTTGTGCTGTTGAAAAGAGAAGGTTTCAGCGACAATCATAAACGAGTTTACCGTGTTTACAAGACCTGTGGCTTGAATTTGAGAACAAAAAGGCCAAGAAGAAGTCGTAGTGCAGAACACCGGTTGGAACGTTTGGACACTCAAGGAATCAACAAAGTCTGGAGCATGGATTTCGTGCAAGATGCGCTTTTCAACGGCGAACGGTTCCGGGTCTTAACTGTAGTGGATAATTGTAGTAAAATCTGCCATGGATTGCTGCCCGGCAAATCTTTGAAAGGAGCTGATGTAGCGGCTGAACTGACCAGAATTTGCCTGGTTGAAGGCTGTTATCCAGAACGAGTTCAATGCGATAATGGAAGCGAGTTCATATCAAAGGAAATGGATTTATGGGCGTATTCAAACGGTGTGACACTTGACTTCTCAAGGCCAGGAAAACCAACAGACAATCCATATGTTGAATCATTTAATGGTAAATTCCGGGATGAGTGCCTTTCAGTTAATTGGTTTCTATCCTCAGACGACGCGAGGGAAAAAATCGAAGACTTTCGGTGGGAATATAACCACTTCAGGCCTCACAGTGCGCTGAATGATTTAACCCCCAAGGAATTTGTTACTTTACATCAAGAAACACCGGAAACTCTAATTTAA
- a CDS encoding response regulator: protein MNKKGPIVIIEDDMDDQDILSEIFKELNYENELVFFGDGVQALEYLTHINIEPFLVLSDINMPKLNGMELYEKIHNNEDLRLKSIPYLFFSTSAEQKHVIEAYSRSIQGFFIKPSNYDRLKKMIVKIVEYWQECESPKYIKNAQ from the coding sequence ATGAATAAAAAAGGACCTATTGTAATAATAGAAGATGACATGGACGACCAGGATATCCTTTCTGAAATTTTCAAAGAGCTGAATTATGAGAATGAGCTGGTTTTCTTTGGAGACGGTGTACAAGCTTTGGAATACTTGACACATATAAATATTGAACCTTTTCTTGTTCTTTCTGACATTAATATGCCAAAATTAAATGGGATGGAACTGTATGAAAAAATTCATAACAATGAAGATTTGAGACTCAAATCCATCCCATATCTTTTCTTTTCCACCAGTGCCGAACAAAAGCATGTGATCGAGGCGTATTCAAGGTCGATTCAGGGATTCTTTATCAAACCAAGTAATTATGATAGATTAAAAAAAATGATAGTAAAAATTGTAGAGTACTGGCAAGAATGTGAATCACCAAAATATATCAAAAATGCTCAGTAA